The proteins below are encoded in one region of Vibrio sp. ED004:
- a CDS encoding alanine/glycine:cation symporter family protein, whose translation MKNIRELFFGFILLFSSSAFAEEGSFNQAISNLSQSVDGFFNEYTGWFVGLIFKSVPVGEANFPIIVGWLLLAALIFTVYFGFVQFKRVGMAIDIIKGKYTDPKSKEDGEVSHFQALTTALSGTVGLGNIAGVGAALAIGGPGATFWMILCGILGMASKFCECTLGVKYRTILPSGVVSGGPMYYLSQGLGERGLGGLGKVLAIGFALMCILGSLGGGNMFQANQAHAMLTYAFDIPSEYGVITGLVLAALVFSVIVGGMPSIASVTEKVVPWMAALYIGMAVIVIGSNLDQVGPAFSAIFTGAFTGEGVVGGFIGALIQGLKRATFSNEAGVGSAAIAHSAVKTKEPITEGLVSLLEPFVDTVIICTMTALVITIAGLNTGPFDGTGLTGVTLTAASFTETAGFFKYTLALAVIMFAFSTMISWSYYGLKAWTYLFGEGKTTELIFKVMFCVFVVIGATIQFGAVIDFSDAAIFAMSIFNILGLYFLMPVVKKELQSFVARVKSGEIKTYEK comes from the coding sequence ATGAAAAACATAAGAGAATTATTTTTTGGGTTTATATTATTGTTTAGTTCCAGTGCATTTGCAGAAGAAGGATCATTTAATCAAGCCATTAGCAACTTAAGCCAAAGTGTTGATGGATTTTTCAACGAGTACACAGGATGGTTCGTTGGATTAATATTTAAAAGCGTGCCAGTAGGTGAAGCCAACTTCCCGATTATTGTTGGGTGGCTATTACTTGCTGCACTCATCTTTACTGTTTATTTTGGCTTCGTTCAATTTAAACGTGTCGGCATGGCTATCGACATCATTAAAGGTAAGTACACCGACCCTAAATCGAAAGAAGATGGCGAGGTTTCTCACTTTCAAGCTCTGACAACCGCTCTTTCAGGAACGGTGGGTCTTGGTAACATTGCAGGTGTGGGTGCTGCACTTGCGATTGGTGGTCCTGGGGCAACATTCTGGATGATCTTGTGTGGCATCCTCGGGATGGCTTCTAAGTTCTGTGAGTGTACCTTAGGTGTGAAATACCGAACTATCTTACCGTCGGGCGTTGTTTCAGGTGGTCCTATGTACTACCTAAGCCAAGGTCTTGGTGAAAGAGGTTTAGGTGGACTCGGTAAGGTGCTGGCTATCGGCTTTGCACTGATGTGTATCTTGGGTTCTTTGGGTGGCGGTAACATGTTCCAAGCCAACCAAGCTCATGCAATGTTGACTTATGCTTTTGATATTCCTAGCGAATACGGCGTTATCACTGGTCTTGTGCTCGCTGCTTTAGTTTTCTCTGTAATTGTTGGTGGTATGCCTTCTATTGCATCGGTAACAGAAAAAGTGGTTCCTTGGATGGCTGCGCTATATATCGGTATGGCTGTGATTGTTATCGGTTCTAACCTTGATCAAGTTGGTCCAGCGTTCAGTGCAATCTTTACAGGTGCATTTACTGGCGAAGGTGTCGTTGGTGGATTCATTGGTGCGTTGATTCAAGGCTTGAAACGTGCAACGTTCTCGAATGAAGCAGGTGTTGGTTCAGCAGCTATTGCTCACTCAGCAGTTAAAACAAAAGAGCCAATCACTGAAGGTCTAGTATCACTATTAGAACCGTTCGTTGATACAGTAATAATTTGTACAATGACAGCATTGGTTATCACTATCGCAGGCCTAAACACAGGTCCATTCGATGGCACAGGCCTAACGGGTGTAACCCTAACTGCGGCATCATTCACTGAAACAGCAGGCTTCTTCAAGTACACACTAGCCCTAGCCGTTATCATGTTTGCGTTCTCTACCATGATTTCTTGGTCGTACTACGGTCTTAAAGCATGGACTTACCTATTCGGTGAAGGCAAGACAACAGAGCTTATTTTCAAAGTGATGTTCTGTGTGTTCGTTGTGATTGGTGCAACCATTCAATTTGGTGCGGTAATCGACTTCTCTGATGCAGCTATCTTTGCAATGTCTATCTTTAACATCCTAGGTCTATACTTCTTGATGCCTGTTGTTAAGAAAGAACTGCAATCATTTGTTGCTCGCGTGAAATCTGGCGAAATCAAAACTTACGAGAAATAA
- a CDS encoding sodium:alanine symporter family protein: MNHLQATLQTINQFVWGPPLLILLVGTGIYFTFRLGLLQFRHLPTALKMVFSKDKSGTGDVSSFAALCTALSATIGTGNIVGVATAIKIGGPGALFWMWLAAVFGMATKYAECLLAVKYRRTDSNGEMVGGPMYYLQYGVGSRILAVMFAVFALGVACFGIGTFPQVNAILDATEISFGASREMSAVVLTILVAVVTLGGIQSIAKVAGKVVPTMAVMYIVACLSVLVSNTDQLLNAITLVVTSAFTNTAATGGFFGASIMLAIQSGIARGVFSNESGLGSAPMAAAAAKTDSCVKQGLVSMTGTFFDTIIICTMTGLALILTGAWQTDLSGAAMTTHAFAVGLNADTLGPMLVSVGLIFFAFTTILGWNYYGERCVVFLLGTKAVLPYKIIFIGLVASGAFLKLDMIWIMADIVNGLMAIPNLIGLILLRHVVIEETKLFFKPLTSSNNCEAVKA, encoded by the coding sequence ATGAACCACCTACAAGCTACACTACAAACCATCAATCAATTCGTTTGGGGACCACCACTGCTTATTCTGCTAGTGGGTACAGGTATCTACTTTACTTTTCGCTTAGGCTTACTCCAGTTTAGACACCTCCCAACCGCGCTAAAAATGGTATTCAGCAAAGACAAATCCGGTACGGGTGACGTATCAAGTTTTGCCGCTTTGTGTACCGCACTTTCAGCAACCATTGGTACAGGTAACATCGTTGGTGTAGCGACCGCAATCAAGATTGGTGGCCCTGGAGCCCTATTCTGGATGTGGCTTGCCGCTGTATTTGGTATGGCGACCAAATACGCAGAATGCCTACTTGCTGTTAAATACCGCAGAACCGATAGCAATGGCGAAATGGTTGGCGGCCCTATGTACTACCTTCAATACGGTGTTGGCTCAAGAATCTTGGCGGTGATGTTCGCTGTGTTCGCTTTGGGTGTTGCGTGCTTCGGTATTGGTACATTCCCACAAGTTAACGCTATTTTGGACGCTACTGAAATCTCATTTGGCGCTTCACGTGAGATGTCTGCTGTTGTTCTAACGATATTGGTGGCAGTGGTAACGCTTGGTGGTATTCAATCTATTGCTAAGGTTGCAGGAAAAGTGGTTCCGACCATGGCGGTTATGTACATTGTCGCGTGTTTGAGCGTTTTGGTTTCAAATACAGACCAACTACTGAATGCCATTACCCTTGTTGTTACCTCTGCGTTTACTAATACAGCGGCGACAGGCGGTTTCTTTGGTGCGAGCATCATGCTTGCTATCCAATCGGGTATTGCTCGTGGTGTATTCTCTAATGAATCTGGTTTAGGTAGCGCACCCATGGCTGCGGCGGCTGCAAAAACAGATTCATGTGTAAAGCAAGGCCTTGTCTCTATGACAGGCACTTTCTTCGACACCATCATCATTTGTACGATGACAGGTTTGGCACTTATCTTAACCGGCGCCTGGCAGACTGACCTTTCAGGTGCTGCGATGACCACTCATGCATTTGCTGTTGGTCTGAACGCAGACACGCTTGGCCCAATGCTGGTTTCTGTTGGCCTAATCTTCTTTGCGTTTACTACGATTTTAGGTTGGAACTACTACGGCGAGCGCTGTGTTGTTTTCTTGCTAGGTACAAAAGCAGTCCTACCTTACAAGATCATCTTCATTGGGTTGGTGGCTTCTGGTGCATTCTTGAAGCTCGACATGATCTGGATAATGGCAGATATCGTGAACGGCCTGATGGCAATTCCAAACCTGATCGGCCTTATCTTGCTACGCCACGTGGTTATCGAAGAAACAAAGCTATTCTTCAAACCTTTAACGTCTTCAAACAATTGTGAAGCTGTTAAAGCATAA
- a CDS encoding biotin/lipoyl-binding protein, producing MKPIKPLLLSIVGIGIIGWVGYSFYQAYQPQPVKLQGQIDAQQYSISSKIPGRIDQVFVRKGDSVEKGELIFSLLSPEIDAKLEQAKAGQKAAGALAQEAENGARTQQIQAAKDQWLKAKAAADLMNKTYQRVNNLYNDGVVAEQKRDEAKTQWQAAKYTESAAFQMYQLAQEGARDETKVAATQKALMAAGAVAEVEAYAKDTQIHSWFSGEVSQVLLSSGELAPQGFPVVTVIDTQDAWAVLNVREDMLKHFEKGTQFDAYLPALDKSLTFKVTHIAVMGDFATWRSTDAAQGFDLRTFEVEARPVDTDEKLRMGMSLVVEL from the coding sequence ATGAAACCTATTAAGCCCCTTCTTCTATCTATAGTTGGTATCGGCATTATTGGCTGGGTCGGATACAGTTTTTACCAAGCGTATCAGCCTCAACCGGTTAAGCTTCAAGGCCAAATTGATGCACAGCAATACAGCATCTCTTCTAAAATACCTGGCCGAATTGATCAAGTATTCGTGCGCAAAGGCGACTCTGTTGAGAAAGGTGAATTGATCTTCTCTCTACTTAGCCCAGAGATCGACGCTAAATTAGAACAAGCGAAAGCAGGCCAGAAAGCCGCAGGGGCATTAGCTCAAGAAGCCGAAAATGGCGCGCGTACTCAGCAGATCCAAGCCGCTAAAGACCAATGGCTAAAAGCTAAAGCTGCTGCCGATCTGATGAACAAAACCTACCAACGTGTAAACAACCTTTATAACGATGGTGTTGTCGCTGAACAAAAACGTGATGAAGCCAAAACACAATGGCAAGCCGCGAAATACACAGAAAGTGCTGCCTTCCAGATGTACCAACTGGCGCAAGAAGGTGCTCGTGATGAAACCAAAGTAGCCGCAACTCAAAAAGCGTTAATGGCTGCAGGTGCAGTGGCAGAAGTTGAAGCCTACGCAAAAGACACACAGATCCACAGCTGGTTCAGTGGTGAAGTGTCTCAAGTATTGCTAAGCAGTGGTGAACTGGCGCCACAAGGTTTCCCTGTTGTCACCGTTATCGATACTCAAGACGCATGGGCGGTACTTAACGTCCGTGAAGACATGTTGAAGCACTTTGAGAAAGGCACGCAATTTGACGCTTATCTTCCTGCTCTAGACAAATCACTGACCTTTAAAGTGACTCATATTGCCGTAATGGGCGATTTTGCGACTTGGCGTTCAACCGATGCAGCGCAAGGCTTTGACTTACGTACATTCGAAGTAGAAGCACGCCCTGTCGACACAGACGAAAAATTGCGCATGGGTATGAGCCTTGTGGTTGAGCTTTAG
- a CDS encoding sensor histidine kinase has translation MKWSSISFRKRLLIIMTVTGLVELLILSAAGFSYIKQSQEQEMGLKALGVAEFLSESPLVTRIIQENGTLNADGIPHVLSEETQVKFRNLTQLIGAAFIVVGDEKGIRLIHPYDDRLGKPMRGGDNQKALVLGESYVSTAKGSLGFSVRGKSAVKDSNDAVIGVVSVGYLLDSLQDRIEPYLAFLIVMALVVVAVNALISSYVSRRFQRAILGFEPEEIGRLYVELDVTMSTVKEGILSIDKNGILRSINKSACDILSIDRDKALNQQRLSDVLAGSDLEQLLSTGDTDHDVELYLNNKRIIANRSPIIVAGEVVGAVSSFRLRDEINDLTDQLSQTKEYADLLRSQTHEHQNKLNTISGLIQMGELESVQQLIGQETAHYQSLIEFLRETVKDPLIAGMLLGKTERAREIGLELKVEEGSRLEALPSRLNADDVVTILGNLIDNAFDATMMAIKQEGQIAPARRVIDVSISDFGNEIIVEVEDKGCGLPKHLATNDLTEKGVSSKAKQNRGVGLYLIKQLADRYQGQLEMVDNPDFGSRMTVYLPKEEQ, from the coding sequence ATGAAATGGAGTAGCATCAGTTTCCGTAAAAGGTTACTGATTATCATGACGGTCACTGGCCTCGTTGAGCTGTTGATACTCTCAGCGGCAGGTTTTTCTTATATCAAACAATCTCAAGAGCAAGAGATGGGTTTGAAAGCACTCGGTGTGGCTGAATTTCTCTCCGAATCACCACTTGTCACTCGAATTATTCAAGAAAATGGAACCTTGAATGCTGATGGCATTCCTCACGTTTTATCTGAAGAAACCCAAGTTAAGTTTCGAAACCTCACACAGTTAATTGGTGCGGCGTTTATTGTTGTCGGTGATGAGAAAGGCATTCGCTTAATTCACCCATACGACGACAGGTTGGGGAAACCCATGCGCGGTGGTGATAACCAGAAAGCATTGGTGTTGGGTGAGTCTTACGTATCGACGGCAAAAGGTTCACTCGGGTTTTCGGTACGTGGTAAATCGGCCGTCAAAGATTCGAATGATGCTGTCATTGGTGTGGTATCAGTGGGTTATCTCTTAGATTCACTGCAAGACAGAATCGAACCTTATTTAGCCTTTTTGATCGTGATGGCCTTGGTGGTGGTTGCGGTTAACGCTCTTATTTCAAGTTACGTTTCTCGTCGTTTCCAACGTGCTATTTTGGGCTTTGAACCAGAAGAGATAGGTCGCTTATACGTTGAGCTTGATGTGACCATGAGTACCGTGAAAGAGGGCATTTTAAGTATCGATAAGAACGGTATTTTGCGTTCAATAAACAAAAGTGCTTGTGACATATTGTCTATTGATAGAGATAAAGCGCTCAACCAGCAACGTCTTTCAGATGTATTAGCTGGCAGTGATTTAGAGCAGCTGTTATCGACCGGTGATACCGACCATGATGTTGAGCTTTACCTGAATAACAAACGAATCATTGCTAACCGTAGTCCGATTATTGTGGCTGGTGAAGTGGTTGGTGCGGTGTCCAGTTTCCGTTTACGAGATGAGATTAACGACTTAACGGATCAGCTATCTCAAACTAAAGAGTATGCGGATCTGCTGCGTTCACAAACTCATGAACACCAGAACAAGTTGAATACCATTAGCGGTTTGATTCAAATGGGTGAATTGGAATCTGTTCAGCAGTTGATTGGACAAGAAACGGCTCACTATCAAAGCCTGATCGAGTTCTTAAGAGAAACGGTCAAAGACCCACTGATCGCGGGCATGTTGCTAGGTAAAACTGAGCGCGCACGTGAGATTGGTTTAGAGCTCAAAGTCGAAGAAGGTTCGAGGCTTGAGGCGCTACCAAGCCGTTTAAACGCGGATGACGTTGTCACTATTCTCGGTAACCTGATCGATAATGCGTTTGATGCCACCATGATGGCGATTAAACAAGAAGGGCAAATAGCCCCTGCGCGCCGCGTGATTGATGTGTCTATCAGTGATTTTGGCAATGAAATCATTGTTGAAGTAGAAGACAAAGGCTGTGGTTTGCCCAAACACTTGGCAACCAATGACCTGACTGAAAAAGGCGTATCGAGCAAAGCGAAACAGAATCGTG
- a CDS encoding ABC transporter permease, with protein sequence MSANFRSTGAQSTASQPPEHHRAKSTLLRQWAIVRKDKWLLSCLTWIPLLLAASIWLIFSQGIARDLPVAVVDLEHSQISQQFTRLVDASPTLQVTQKYSSVSEAAKAMIERDIYGYVVIPKHFDRDLYLGLNPQVSVFYNSQFILIGKLVNSALLQAQGTFNAQLEVVKQLSHGDTTVQSALGQAVTVQSQITPLFNQNTSYAQFLVSAVIPALWQIMIVVGTILVLTANVRSRGLKAWLSHSPVKSLVSTLTPYVVLFLAFGIAFSFWFYRLLDWPFNGSFMALTVAQLLTVISCIIMGCLFFFLTLDPARAMSFAGAFTAPSFAFMGITFPVTDMNTAAQVWRSLLPVSHYIEVQTAQSSYGVSAAQSLISLTSMLWYAVPALAVMLLIKKHLAQLPCSAKAEEEAEAEQQGVKQ encoded by the coding sequence ATGTCTGCTAATTTTCGATCTACAGGAGCACAATCTACAGCCTCTCAACCACCTGAGCATCATAGAGCGAAGAGTACCTTGCTGAGGCAGTGGGCGATAGTTCGCAAAGACAAGTGGTTGTTGTCGTGCCTAACTTGGATACCCTTGCTGCTTGCAGCAAGTATTTGGCTGATTTTCTCGCAAGGTATCGCCCGCGATTTACCCGTTGCAGTCGTTGATCTTGAACATAGCCAAATCTCGCAACAATTCACTCGTCTTGTTGATGCGTCACCTACCCTACAAGTGACGCAGAAATACAGCTCAGTGAGCGAAGCAGCTAAGGCGATGATCGAGCGCGATATCTACGGTTACGTTGTGATACCAAAACACTTCGACCGTGATCTCTACCTAGGCTTAAACCCGCAAGTGTCTGTGTTCTACAACAGTCAATTCATCTTGATAGGTAAACTGGTCAACTCAGCACTGTTGCAGGCTCAAGGGACTTTTAACGCGCAGCTTGAAGTGGTTAAACAGCTTTCACACGGTGATACCACGGTCCAATCGGCATTAGGCCAAGCAGTCACGGTACAAAGTCAGATCACGCCATTGTTTAACCAGAACACCAGCTACGCACAGTTCTTGGTGTCTGCAGTTATTCCTGCTTTATGGCAAATCATGATTGTGGTCGGCACGATCTTAGTATTGACTGCAAACGTTCGATCTCGTGGGCTAAAAGCTTGGTTGTCACACTCTCCTGTGAAGTCGTTAGTCTCAACGTTAACCCCTTACGTGGTTCTGTTTTTAGCGTTTGGTATTGCGTTTAGCTTTTGGTTCTATCGCCTACTCGACTGGCCATTTAACGGTAGCTTTATGGCATTGACGGTTGCTCAGCTACTCACGGTTATCAGTTGTATCATCATGGGTTGCTTGTTCTTCTTTTTAACACTCGATCCAGCAAGGGCGATGAGTTTCGCCGGTGCCTTCACAGCACCAAGCTTCGCCTTCATGGGGATTACTTTCCCAGTAACTGACATGAACACGGCAGCTCAAGTTTGGAGAAGCTTATTGCCTGTAAGTCACTACATCGAAGTACAAACGGCTCAGTCCAGTTATGGCGTGAGCGCAGCACAATCACTAATCAGCCTCACTTCTATGTTGTGGTATGCAGTTCCTGCATTGGCGGTTATGTTGTTAATTAAGAAACATCTAGCGCAGCTACCATGCTCAGCTAAAGCTGAAGAAGAAGCAGAAGCAGAACAACAAGGAGTAAAACAATGA
- a CDS encoding TolC family protein: MQMTKPTFRRLAIASILIGAISSPSYAAPLTFSEAWQILQENNNSLAAQQANVERYQHLQNATGSLNLPSVTLGANYTHLDSDVTINGEQFSDSLSSVNPTVSAILRPLIGGVTSTITEQDIFSSSIRAIWPIFTGGRINAAQTAAEGKSEEAQSQLLMEKQARYEDLSKYYFSVILAEDVVKTRQAVEAGLTQHRDFAIKMEQQGQIARVERLQADASLDKAVVERTKAENDLKIAQLALTQILGQSQSVEPSEQLFINKNLPHMDVFIDQTLMTYPGLKILDAKEKQASSLIKAEKGKYYPEVYLYGDYSLYEDDSLASEMKPDWLVGIGVNVPLIDTSGRSDKVAAAHSAVSQVQFLKSQAKQDLTVLVQKTYLEAKQAIEEVQGLNSSLSLAQENLSLRKKAFTQGLSNSLEVVDAELYLASIKTQQSAARFKYLISLNKLLALTSEMNAYSSYLTSSVTSDFDSKTDTASQSKG; encoded by the coding sequence ATGCAGATGACCAAACCGACATTCCGACGCCTTGCGATTGCCAGTATTCTTATCGGTGCTATCAGTTCGCCAAGCTATGCTGCCCCGCTCACTTTTTCTGAGGCGTGGCAAATACTCCAAGAGAACAACAACTCTCTTGCGGCTCAACAAGCTAACGTTGAGCGTTATCAACATCTCCAAAATGCAACTGGAAGCCTTAACTTACCTTCTGTGACGCTTGGCGCTAACTACACTCACCTTGATAGCGACGTGACCATCAATGGCGAACAGTTCAGCGATAGCTTAAGTAGTGTAAACCCTACCGTGTCTGCAATACTACGACCATTAATTGGCGGAGTAACATCAACCATCACCGAGCAAGACATCTTCAGCTCTTCTATTCGCGCAATTTGGCCGATCTTTACGGGCGGACGAATTAATGCAGCACAAACGGCAGCTGAAGGTAAAAGCGAAGAAGCGCAAAGCCAACTCTTGATGGAAAAGCAGGCTCGCTACGAAGACTTAAGCAAATACTACTTCTCAGTGATCTTAGCGGAAGACGTTGTGAAAACGCGTCAAGCCGTAGAAGCTGGCTTAACTCAGCACCGAGATTTCGCCATCAAGATGGAACAACAAGGGCAAATCGCAAGAGTTGAACGCCTACAAGCAGACGCTTCTTTAGATAAAGCGGTCGTTGAACGCACTAAGGCTGAAAATGATCTCAAAATTGCTCAGTTAGCACTGACTCAAATTCTTGGCCAAAGCCAGAGTGTTGAACCCTCAGAACAACTGTTCATCAACAAGAACCTACCTCATATGGATGTGTTCATTGACCAAACATTGATGACCTATCCCGGCCTTAAGATCCTTGATGCGAAAGAGAAACAAGCAAGCAGCTTAATCAAAGCTGAAAAAGGAAAATACTATCCAGAAGTGTACCTTTACGGTGATTACAGCCTTTATGAAGACGACTCGCTGGCGAGTGAAATGAAACCAGATTGGTTAGTCGGCATTGGTGTGAACGTACCGCTGATCGATACTTCTGGTCGCTCTGATAAAGTAGCCGCTGCGCACAGTGCGGTTTCACAGGTTCAATTCCTTAAATCGCAAGCCAAACAAGACTTAACCGTGTTGGTACAAAAGACCTATCTTGAAGCGAAGCAAGCGATTGAAGAAGTTCAAGGGCTCAACTCTAGCTTATCGTTAGCTCAAGAGAACCTATCACTTCGCAAAAAAGCGTTCACACAAGGCTTATCTAACTCGTTAGAAGTGGTTGATGCTGAACTATACCTTGCAAGCATTAAGACACAGCAATCTGCTGCGCGATTCAAATACCTTATCTCTCTCAACAAGCTTTTGGCGCTTACCAGCGAAATGAATGCTTACTCAAGTTACTTAACCTCTTCTGTTACGTCTGATTTCGACTCAAAAACAGACACCGCTAGCCAGTCAAAAGGATAA
- a CDS encoding ABC transporter permease: MSFTQLLKQELLAVLRNPVVLLTVFGGVVFYSFLYPLPYANQVPQQLKASVVNLDKSQSSDQLERMVDATSQIDLVRRDSTIEDAKQAVLNQEIGGFIVIPENFYKDLLLGKSPTLSYAGDASYFLVYGTIVEGLAKAGGTLAAQVKVSHLLVEGVPLESAAKGYSAFSLNLKPTFNSRMGYIDYVVPAVFVLILQQTLAMASGLVGATQNAQSTFGYWSKTPPDKLILARCCTLVGIYYLLSMYYFGASFSMYGINLLASMAQILTLLLPFLLASCLIGIFIGELVPRRELVTVVVLISSMPLIFSSGFIWPVEMMPQWLVLLSELFPSTPAIQGFLALNQMGASWQEVAPQWTLLWGQVVLWGSLLALKLYHKSSKSVVISNTSTNINHSNSNSNSNSH, from the coding sequence ATGAGCTTTACTCAACTGCTGAAACAAGAACTGTTAGCGGTACTTCGCAACCCAGTTGTATTGCTCACCGTGTTTGGTGGTGTGGTCTTTTATTCATTCTTGTATCCGCTACCTTACGCAAATCAAGTCCCTCAACAATTGAAAGCGTCGGTGGTGAATTTGGATAAGAGCCAAAGCAGCGACCAGTTAGAAAGAATGGTCGATGCGACCTCTCAAATTGATTTGGTTCGTCGAGATTCCACCATCGAAGATGCGAAACAAGCTGTTCTGAACCAAGAGATTGGTGGGTTCATCGTCATTCCTGAAAACTTCTATAAAGATCTACTGCTAGGAAAAAGCCCTACGCTCTCTTATGCGGGTGATGCGTCTTACTTCTTGGTTTACGGAACCATTGTTGAAGGGCTTGCCAAAGCTGGAGGCACACTAGCCGCACAAGTAAAAGTCAGCCACTTGCTAGTCGAAGGTGTGCCGTTAGAGTCCGCAGCCAAAGGCTATAGTGCGTTTAGCTTGAACCTAAAGCCAACCTTCAATAGCCGCATGGGATACATCGATTATGTTGTGCCTGCTGTATTTGTGTTGATTCTGCAACAAACCCTAGCCATGGCTTCTGGTTTAGTTGGCGCAACGCAAAATGCTCAATCGACATTTGGATATTGGAGTAAAACGCCACCAGACAAACTGATCCTTGCTCGTTGTTGTACCTTAGTCGGCATTTATTATTTGCTGTCCATGTACTACTTCGGCGCTAGTTTCTCGATGTACGGGATTAACTTGCTCGCCTCTATGGCTCAAATTCTAACTCTGCTGCTGCCTTTCTTATTGGCCAGTTGTTTAATCGGAATCTTTATCGGTGAGTTAGTACCAAGAAGAGAGCTAGTCACGGTTGTGGTGTTAATTAGTTCAATGCCACTGATCTTCTCGTCTGGATTTATTTGGCCTGTTGAAATGATGCCACAGTGGTTGGTACTGCTATCAGAGCTATTCCCAAGTACCCCTGCGATTCAAGGTTTCTTGGCGCTGAATCAGATGGGTGCTTCCTGGCAAGAAGTAGCACCTCAATGGACGCTGTTATGGGGACAAGTTGTACTTTGGGGTTCGTTGCTTGCACTGAAGCTCTACCACAAGTCGAGTAAAAGCGTCGTTATCAGTAATACGAGTACCAACATCAACCACAGCAACAGCAACAGCAACAGCAACAGTCATTAA
- a CDS encoding aerolysin family beta-barrel pore-forming toxin, which translates to MIRINRSLLATAVLSVLSTGVNAKIYPDQIVHDQLGDDVCRSGYRPLDRFEAEEQKSALLARMGTWQITGLKGNWVIMGPGYNGLIKQDTTNGKTFCYPNNDQSEIPNYSAKSVPEGSELDVQYELVNNRNDFVRPLSYLAHNLGYAWVGGNNSQYVGEDMTISRSGDSWVIQGNNGGSCTGYRCGEKTKITVDNFAYTVNDDNFWHGDVIESDRELVKTVYATARNNSNIAQQVVVDLKVDESTNWSKTNSYGFSQSVQTENTFKWPLVGETKLTIKFEANQSFSKSNGGSTSEQVTLQARPMVPANSELPIRVELYRSSISYPYRFNADISYDVEFNGFLRWGGNAWHTHPDNRPYKAHTFTMGRGGEKSADIRYQWDHRYIPGETKWWDWGWAIKEAGLSSMQYATGGSLRPFHSYVSGDFYADSQFAGTIEIGQATPITNNLRSKRSTNSVNETTERIGDIEVTTNFNADELSDLGFEGAEMNISVVE; encoded by the coding sequence ATGATCCGAATAAACAGAAGTCTCTTAGCAACCGCAGTGTTGTCTGTTCTATCTACTGGCGTAAACGCAAAAATTTACCCAGACCAAATAGTCCATGACCAACTTGGTGACGATGTATGTCGCTCTGGCTATCGCCCGTTAGATCGTTTTGAAGCCGAAGAGCAAAAGAGTGCTTTGCTGGCTAGGATGGGCACTTGGCAGATCACTGGCTTAAAAGGAAACTGGGTGATCATGGGCCCGGGATACAATGGCCTTATTAAACAAGACACAACCAACGGCAAAACGTTTTGTTATCCGAACAATGACCAGTCTGAAATTCCAAACTACTCTGCTAAATCGGTTCCAGAAGGCAGCGAGTTGGATGTTCAATATGAGCTGGTGAATAACCGTAATGATTTTGTGCGTCCGTTAAGCTATTTGGCTCACAACCTAGGTTACGCATGGGTCGGCGGCAACAATAGCCAGTACGTGGGTGAAGACATGACGATCAGCCGCTCTGGCGACAGCTGGGTGATACAAGGAAACAATGGTGGTTCTTGTACCGGTTATCGCTGTGGGGAAAAAACTAAAATCACCGTCGACAACTTTGCCTACACCGTTAACGACGACAACTTTTGGCATGGCGATGTTATCGAATCAGACCGTGAACTAGTGAAGACGGTTTACGCGACTGCAAGGAACAACAGTAATATCGCTCAGCAAGTGGTTGTCGACCTGAAAGTGGATGAATCAACAAACTGGTCCAAAACGAACAGCTACGGATTCTCACAAAGTGTTCAAACAGAGAATACGTTTAAGTGGCCTCTTGTTGGCGAAACTAAGCTCACCATTAAGTTCGAAGCGAACCAAAGCTTCTCTAAATCCAATGGTGGCTCTACGAGCGAGCAAGTGACACTTCAAGCGCGCCCAATGGTTCCAGCAAACTCAGAGCTGCCGATTCGAGTTGAGTTGTACCGTTCAAGTATCTCCTATCCGTACCGATTCAACGCCGACATTAGCTACGATGTGGAGTTTAACGGCTTCCTTCGTTGGGGTGGCAACGCATGGCACACACATCCGGACAACCGCCCTTACAAAGCTCACACCTTCACTATGGGTCGCGGTGGTGAGAAATCTGCAGACATTCGCTATCAATGGGATCACCGATACATTCCAGGTGAAACCAAATGGTGGGATTGGGGTTGGGCAATCAAAGAAGCGGGCTTATCTAGCATGCAATACGCAACAGGCGGAAGCTTACGTCCATTCCACTCTTACGTATCGGGTGATTTCTACGCGGACTCTCAATTTGCAGGCACCATTGAGATTGGCCAAGCAACACCGATTACCAACAATCTACGCAGCAAAAGAAGTACCAACTCCGTCAATGAAACGACTGAACGCATTGGCGATATTGAAGTTACCACCAACTTTAATGCTGATGAGTTGAGTGACTTAGGTTTCGAAGGTGCTGAGATGAACATTAGTGTCGTCGAATAA